One genomic region from Saprospiraceae bacterium encodes:
- a CDS encoding glycosyltransferase family 2 protein → MSASFSNNSSYILTVLIPVFNEGQTIYRILSELASVQLEGAGHLEIIVIDDGSTDHTVKELNRYTQEHGTSQIRLLRHTINQGKGSAIRTGIKNATGDYIIIQDADLEYDPHEYNNLLQPMLAGRADVVYGSRFMGSHPHRVLFFVHSLGNKFLTFVSNLFTNINLTDMETCYKLFKSDLLKKIDLKENRFGFEPEVTAKVSKIKGVRIYEVGISYYGRTYEEGKKIGWRDGFRALWCILKYNLIIRN, encoded by the coding sequence ATGTCAGCATCCTTTTCGAATAACTCCTCCTATATTTTAACAGTGCTCATACCTGTTTTCAACGAAGGTCAAACTATATATCGGATACTATCTGAGTTGGCATCTGTGCAGTTAGAGGGTGCCGGGCATCTTGAAATTATCGTCATTGATGATGGTTCTACTGACCATACTGTTAAAGAATTAAATAGATATACTCAGGAACATGGTACATCACAAATACGGCTATTAAGGCATACTATAAATCAAGGAAAAGGTAGTGCCATCCGGACTGGTATAAAAAATGCCACTGGAGACTATATCATTATACAAGATGCTGATCTTGAATATGACCCTCATGAGTACAACAACTTATTACAACCAATGCTTGCAGGGAGGGCAGATGTGGTATATGGATCCAGATTTATGGGTAGCCATCCTCATCGGGTGTTGTTTTTTGTACATAGTCTGGGCAATAAGTTTTTGACTTTTGTCTCCAATCTCTTTACGAATATCAATCTGACGGACATGGAAACTTGTTATAAATTATTCAAATCAGACCTTCTCAAAAAAATTGACCTAAAAGAAAATCGATTTGGATTCGAGCCGGAAGTTACTGCCAAAGTTTCGAAAATTAAAGGAGTAAGAATATATGAGGTAGGAATATCCTACTATGGCAGGACTTATGAGGAGGGTAAAAAGATAGGATGGAGAGATGGGTTTAGGGCTTTGTGGTGTATCCTGAAGTACAATTTGATTATAAGAAACTAA
- a CDS encoding DNA-3-methyladenine glycosylase, which produces MKKYPRLNNKFYQRTDVVLICEELIGKVLVSRIDGVLTSGIIVETEAYRGPDDRACHAYDYRRTPRTEIMYAAGGVAYIYLCYGIHHLFNVVTGPMDAAHAVLIRALEPLEGIDTMLERRHMNRLDYKVTRGPGALSMAMGFNSKQSGSSLIDKDACFYIEDRNMLLPYLKIVSGPRIGVERAGEAASWPWRYYVQNNKFVSAKRS; this is translated from the coding sequence TTGAAAAAGTATCCAAGGCTAAATAACAAGTTTTATCAGCGAACTGATGTGGTACTGATATGCGAGGAACTTATCGGAAAAGTGTTGGTTTCCCGGATAGATGGTGTCCTTACTTCAGGCATCATCGTGGAGACTGAAGCTTATCGTGGCCCGGACGATCGGGCTTGTCATGCGTATGACTATCGCCGTACGCCAAGGACGGAAATCATGTATGCTGCCGGTGGAGTGGCTTATATCTATTTATGTTATGGTATTCATCATCTTTTTAATGTGGTGACCGGTCCGATGGATGCTGCTCATGCAGTGCTGATCCGGGCTCTGGAGCCACTGGAAGGCATAGATACGATGTTAGAAAGGAGGCATATGAACCGATTGGATTATAAAGTAACCCGTGGACCGGGGGCATTATCCATGGCGATGGGATTCAACAGTAAGCAGTCAGGATCCAGCTTGATTGATAAAGATGCGTGCTTTTATATTGAAGACAGAAATATGCTCTTACCATACCTTAAGATAGTATCTGGCCCTCGTATAGGAGTAGAGCGTGCCGGTGAGGCGGCATCCTGGCCCTGGAGATATTATGTTCAAAACAATAAATTTGTAAGCGCCAAAAGATCATGA
- a CDS encoding glycosyltransferase translates to MEPSRLLIFIVAYNAERHIEKVLDRIPKEKLNKYDYEILIIDDQSKDSTFERALAYQKAHPEINLTVLYNPQNQGYGGNQKLGYHYAKIHQFDVVLLLHGDGQYAPEEFDRLVLPIVEGDADAVFGSRMLNKKDALKGKMPYYKFVGNIILTKMQNRILHTNLSEFHSGYRAYRVNALNRLPIERNSNDFHFDTQIIIQLVMGKMKIHEVPIPTHYGDEICYVNGMEYAYNIIKASIHSRLQQMGIFYKREYDLDDADFPYQLKLGYMSSHTMAIAGIEDGSKVLDIGAGKGLIARELLKKGCKVTGLDQLAIVPLENFTDYIQLNFDNQPLDLNMDQYNYIIALDIIEHLSSPEAFLDQIRFNTRLSKTKIILTTPNIGFIIVRLQLLFGGFNYGKKGILDYTHKRLFTFKSLKRLCEQSGYKVKVQKGVPAPFPVAIGNNWLSRFLLEANRAFIGVRKSLFAYQIYAELEPLPMVEHLMKYTMHQSEEKRKNIVNTANTIA, encoded by the coding sequence ATGGAACCCTCACGGTTATTGATATTTATAGTAGCATATAATGCTGAAAGGCATATTGAGAAGGTGCTCGACCGGATCCCAAAGGAGAAATTAAACAAGTACGATTATGAAATCCTGATCATCGATGACCAGTCAAAAGACTCCACTTTTGAACGGGCTCTTGCTTATCAAAAGGCTCATCCAGAAATCAATCTCACTGTCTTATATAATCCTCAAAATCAAGGGTATGGAGGCAATCAAAAACTGGGGTACCACTATGCCAAGATCCATCAATTTGATGTCGTTCTGTTATTGCACGGAGATGGTCAATATGCCCCTGAGGAGTTTGATCGATTGGTTCTGCCCATCGTCGAAGGAGACGCCGACGCCGTGTTTGGCTCCCGGATGTTGAATAAAAAGGACGCCCTTAAGGGCAAAATGCCTTACTACAAATTTGTAGGAAATATCATTTTGACTAAAATGCAAAATCGAATTTTGCATACCAATCTATCGGAATTTCACTCTGGTTATCGCGCTTACAGAGTGAATGCACTCAATAGATTACCCATCGAGCGCAACTCCAACGATTTTCACTTTGATACACAGATCATCATCCAGTTGGTAATGGGTAAGATGAAAATTCATGAAGTACCCATACCTACCCATTACGGTGATGAGATCTGTTATGTCAATGGCATGGAGTATGCTTACAATATTATTAAAGCTTCGATCCACAGTAGGTTGCAGCAAATGGGTATATTTTACAAACGCGAGTATGATCTGGATGACGCAGATTTTCCCTATCAACTTAAGTTGGGGTATATGTCTTCCCATACTATGGCCATTGCTGGCATTGAAGATGGATCGAAGGTCTTGGATATTGGAGCTGGAAAAGGCTTGATAGCTCGGGAATTGCTCAAAAAAGGATGTAAGGTCACAGGGCTAGACCAATTGGCTATCGTGCCCCTTGAAAATTTTACTGATTACATTCAATTGAATTTTGACAATCAACCTCTTGACCTTAATATGGACCAATACAATTACATTATTGCATTGGATATTATAGAACATCTCAGTTCACCAGAAGCATTTTTAGATCAAATCAGATTTAACACCCGGCTTTCTAAAACTAAAATCATTCTTACTACTCCTAATATTGGTTTCATCATTGTAAGGCTTCAATTACTTTTTGGTGGATTTAATTATGGAAAAAAAGGAATACTGGACTATACGCATAAGAGACTGTTTACTTTTAAGTCCTTAAAAAGACTATGTGAGCAATCGGGATACAAAGTTAAGGTTCAGAAAGGAGTACCGGCGCCTTTTCCTGTGGCCATCGGTAATAATTGGTTGTCCAGGTTTTTATTGGAAGCAAATCGGGCATTCATCGGAGTTAGAAAATCATTGTTTGCTTATCAGATTTATGCAGAATTAGAGCCGTTGCCAATGGTAGAACATCTGATGAAATACACCATGCATCAAAGTGAAGAAAAAAGAAAAAATATTGTAAATACCGCCAATACTATTGCATGA
- a CDS encoding Uma2 family endonuclease — MLVLENRRKKNTKIASYLVFEEIDGFALPYKGYKEVILGNKTPDDIMGSSALQAVLVSLIHGYLFSQIDRKNYILATNESGLHINKGTNLSNDIAIFRKLRHPIKDQYFDVAPIIAIEVDTKVDLSDTPYHTDTDYIISKSKKLLDFGAEKVVWVLTKEKKIVISALEGPWTIVDFDHDILIMEDCILNLHKLMLKEDIVF, encoded by the coding sequence ATGCTTGTATTAGAAAATCGAAGAAAGAAAAATACAAAAATTGCTTCTTACCTGGTGTTCGAGGAAATTGATGGCTTTGCTTTGCCTTACAAAGGATATAAAGAAGTAATACTTGGAAATAAAACTCCTGATGATATTATGGGTAGCAGTGCATTACAAGCGGTATTAGTAAGTCTGATACATGGTTATCTTTTCAGTCAAATAGATCGTAAAAATTACATATTGGCCACCAATGAATCTGGTCTTCATATAAATAAAGGCACTAATCTGTCGAATGATATCGCAATTTTTCGAAAACTGAGGCATCCTATTAAAGACCAGTATTTTGATGTGGCCCCTATAATTGCTATTGAAGTTGACACCAAAGTTGACCTTTCGGATACCCCTTATCATACTGACACAGATTACATTATCTCTAAATCAAAAAAATTACTCGATTTTGGAGCTGAAAAGGTGGTTTGGGTATTGACCAAGGAGAAAAAAATAGTAATTAGTGCCTTAGAAGGGCCATGGACGATAGTTGACTTTGATCATGATATCCTTATTATGGAAGATTGCATTCTCAATTTACACAAGTTAATGTTGAAAGAGGATATTGTATTTTGA
- a CDS encoding HAMP domain-containing histidine kinase: MLNFNTKESRWKIYLSAAGALVMILSMFYVNYLANKLKDIERTSVELFVKAQVAVAKAGNDFNKDVNFELQAIEANQTPIIATDENDNVALGRNYGSIKDTDKVFLNKRLIKLKNQGIQPIKSELNNVYFENSRVLRWLKFFPLIQLMLLLGFLTLGAIGFGASQREQQNRVWVGMAKETAHQLGTPIGAIVAWVENLKLLSYDDPEKMELLDELRSDVTRLELIAERFSKIGSKPNLEKTNLNQQLDQCRSYMEKRASKKVRFDFPDPNENVVFANINAPLFDWVMENLMRNSLDAMDGTGTIKAEIYRDEEYISIDLSDTGKGMSTSQFKQVFEPGYTTKKRGWGLGLSLAKRIIENYHKGKIYVKKSVIGTGTTFSVKLPV; encoded by the coding sequence ATGTTAAATTTTAATACAAAAGAATCCAGGTGGAAAATATATCTATCAGCTGCGGGAGCACTCGTAATGATATTGTCCATGTTTTATGTCAACTACCTGGCCAATAAGCTAAAAGACATAGAACGGACCAGTGTAGAGTTGTTTGTAAAGGCACAGGTCGCAGTAGCCAAGGCAGGCAATGATTTTAATAAAGATGTCAATTTTGAACTCCAGGCTATTGAAGCTAACCAAACACCCATCATCGCCACCGACGAAAATGACAATGTGGCCCTGGGACGCAACTACGGGTCGATCAAGGATACAGACAAAGTATTTCTCAACAAACGATTGATTAAGTTGAAAAATCAGGGCATACAGCCTATCAAGTCTGAGCTCAACAATGTTTATTTTGAAAATTCCAGAGTATTGCGATGGCTCAAGTTCTTTCCACTCATCCAATTAATGTTATTGCTTGGATTCCTTACCCTGGGGGCTATCGGCTTTGGGGCCAGCCAACGAGAACAACAAAACAGGGTATGGGTAGGCATGGCAAAGGAAACAGCACATCAACTAGGCACTCCCATTGGCGCCATCGTAGCCTGGGTCGAAAACCTCAAACTATTATCCTATGATGATCCTGAAAAAATGGAACTCCTGGATGAACTCAGAAGTGATGTCACCCGACTGGAACTCATAGCCGAGCGGTTTTCCAAAATAGGCTCCAAGCCCAATCTTGAAAAAACCAATCTCAATCAACAACTAGACCAATGTCGATCTTATATGGAAAAGCGTGCTTCCAAAAAAGTGCGCTTCGACTTTCCGGATCCCAATGAAAATGTAGTTTTTGCCAATATTAATGCTCCTTTATTTGATTGGGTAATGGAAAACCTGATGCGAAATTCACTGGATGCCATGGATGGTACCGGCACCATCAAAGCAGAGATCTATCGGGACGAAGAATATATCAGCATTGATCTGTCCGATACAGGTAAGGGCATGTCCACCAGCCAGTTTAAACAGGTATTCGAGCCGGGTTATACTACCAAAAAAAGAGGCTGGGGTCTTGGCTTGTCCCTGGCCAAACGCATCATTGAAAATTATCATAAAGGTAAAATATATGTAAAAAAATCAGTGATTGGCACAGGGACTACCTTTAGTGTGAAATTGCCGGTATAA
- a CDS encoding glycosyltransferase yields MTKHQQYIKDYFDAFSPVFEQYRKKRSYYHHHIARYCGYFINANQSVLEIGCATGDLLATVPGSYKMGIDISDKLIAIAQQKYPDIHFTCETAETMLVDRTFDVVILSNLVGYLEDVQSVFERLKLFCHRDTKIFITYYNRIWEIPIHFSEFIGVKRKTPLQNWLSSYDLKNLCYLAGLEPYKQNNNVLLPVYIPILSTLFNQYLSRLPIFNFFSLNQYTFARLKPSAKADGDIDKLYSTSIVIPARNESGNIENAILRIPTFGKHIEIVFIEGNSTDDTWHTIHQVQSKYKDTHDIKILQQTGKGKGDAVRKAFEHCTGDILMILDADLTMPPEDLPKFYHAIASGKGDFINGCRLIYPMESQAMRTLNTLGNHFFSKAFSWLLEQPIKDTLCGTKVLFRKDYEQLILNRSFFGNFDPFGDFDLLFGAYKLNLKIIDLPIRYKDRTYGDTNISRFSHGFLLLRMVMFAAGKIKFW; encoded by the coding sequence ATGACCAAACACCAACAATATATAAAGGATTATTTTGATGCTTTTTCACCTGTTTTTGAGCAGTATCGTAAAAAAAGATCCTATTATCATCATCACATCGCCAGGTATTGCGGATATTTTATCAATGCCAATCAATCCGTCCTTGAGATTGGTTGTGCTACGGGTGATTTATTAGCTACTGTCCCCGGCTCCTATAAGATGGGTATAGATATCTCTGACAAATTGATTGCCATCGCTCAACAAAAGTATCCGGATATTCACTTTACCTGCGAAACAGCTGAAACGATGCTGGTAGATCGCACCTTTGATGTTGTGATTTTGTCCAACCTGGTTGGTTATTTAGAAGATGTACAATCGGTGTTCGAACGATTAAAACTTTTTTGCCATAGAGATACTAAAATATTTATCACTTATTATAATAGAATCTGGGAGATACCGATTCATTTTTCAGAGTTTATTGGAGTTAAGAGAAAAACCCCATTGCAAAATTGGTTGAGCAGTTATGATTTGAAAAACCTTTGTTACCTGGCAGGACTCGAACCCTATAAGCAAAACAATAATGTTCTGCTACCAGTATATATACCTATTCTATCCACCTTGTTTAATCAATATTTATCAAGGCTGCCTATATTTAATTTTTTTTCATTGAATCAATATACGTTTGCACGTTTGAAACCATCAGCAAAAGCTGATGGTGATATCGATAAATTATATTCTACTTCGATAGTGATTCCTGCAAGAAATGAAAGTGGAAATATTGAAAATGCTATTCTTAGGATTCCAACATTTGGAAAACATATAGAGATCGTCTTTATTGAAGGAAATTCTACGGATGATACCTGGCATACTATACACCAGGTCCAGTCAAAGTATAAGGATACACATGATATTAAGATCCTGCAACAGACAGGAAAAGGCAAAGGGGATGCGGTGCGCAAAGCTTTCGAACATTGTACAGGAGATATTCTCATGATCCTGGATGCTGATCTGACGATGCCTCCGGAAGACTTGCCTAAATTTTATCACGCGATAGCCTCTGGCAAGGGAGATTTTATTAACGGCTGTCGATTAATCTATCCAATGGAATCTCAGGCAATGCGCACGCTTAACACGCTGGGAAATCATTTTTTTAGCAAAGCATTTTCCTGGCTGCTCGAACAACCTATTAAGGACACACTTTGTGGCACCAAAGTATTATTCCGAAAAGATTATGAACAGCTCATTTTAAACAGATCATTTTTTGGCAATTTTGATCCCTTCGGTGATTTTGATCTATTATTTGGAGCATATAAGCTCAATCTTAAAATCATTGATCTCCCTATAAGATATAAAGATCGAACTTATGGGGATACCAATATCTCCCGATTTTCTCATGGTTTTTTGCTTTTACGTATGGTGATGTTTGCTGCTGGTAAAATAAAATTTTGGTAA
- a CDS encoding SUMF1/EgtB/PvdO family nonheme iron enzyme gives MTKSYLLAICLVVAGFNLQAQSDELTQTIPGTPFSFKMKPIPGGTLTLGPSKIMVSLDSFYIGIYEVTFDEFNCFKEREQDKDESTNPAITYKADAVTRPTPQYVNLTFGMGDRGGYPMVSMTQQAALKYCRWLYSKTGRFYRLPTEAEWEYACRAGTSTKYFFGDDDTAIGDYAWYYENSDDKYHKIGEKKPNPWGLYDMLGNVAEWTADDYRTDYYKLLADQTSNPWMIPSKKHSRTVKGGSYVDDDTDQLLPSYRLKSEPRWQVRDPQIPKSKWWNTDSPYVGFRLASPMKPLSKEEVEEYFKKAIVD, from the coding sequence ATGACTAAATCGTATTTATTGGCAATTTGTTTGGTGGTGGCAGGCTTCAATCTGCAGGCACAATCTGATGAATTAACACAAACCATTCCCGGCACTCCATTTTCTTTTAAGATGAAACCTATCCCTGGTGGAACACTTACGCTGGGGCCTTCAAAAATCATGGTCAGCCTCGACTCTTTTTATATAGGCATCTACGAAGTGACTTTTGATGAATTTAATTGTTTTAAGGAGCGTGAGCAGGACAAAGATGAAAGCACCAATCCGGCTATTACGTATAAAGCTGATGCCGTCACCCGTCCAACCCCTCAATATGTCAATCTTACCTTCGGTATGGGTGATCGGGGCGGATATCCAATGGTCAGCATGACGCAGCAAGCTGCACTCAAATATTGTCGCTGGCTGTACTCTAAAACCGGTCGATTTTATAGATTGCCTACCGAAGCAGAGTGGGAATATGCCTGTCGCGCAGGCACTAGCACGAAATACTTTTTTGGTGACGATGATACTGCCATCGGTGATTATGCCTGGTACTATGAAAATTCCGATGATAAGTACCACAAAATAGGCGAAAAAAAGCCTAACCCCTGGGGATTGTACGATATGCTGGGCAATGTCGCCGAATGGACAGCCGATGATTATAGGACAGATTATTATAAATTGTTAGCTGATCAAACCTCCAATCCGTGGATGATACCTTCAAAAAAACATAGCCGCACAGTCAAAGGTGGATCCTATGTAGATGATGATACCGATCAATTATTGCCTTCCTACCGACTCAAGTCAGAGCCCAGGTGGCAGGTGAGAGATCCACAGATCCCTAAAAGCAAGTGGTGGAACACCGACTCACCTTATGTGGGATTCAGATTGGCGAGCCCGATGAAACCCCTGAGCAAAGAAGAAGTAGAGGAGTATTTTAAAAAAGCTATTGTGGATTAG
- a CDS encoding DUF5009 domain-containing protein, whose amino-acid sequence MATSVSSIATRINSIDILRALTMILMIFVNDLWSLKNIPAWLGHVEHGVDGIGLADTVFPAFLFIVGMSMPFALQARKQKGDTTWQLVQHVLTRTLALLIMGVFLVNGESINATASGLPRLLYNTMCCLSFILIWNVEGKNANKFLANISKMIGVITLLILAYYYRGGKDPNIEYFAPHWWGILGLIGWAYLASGLVTVFAKDNFYIIAGAWIFFAILSMVSHAGMLPASLSFIPDAIRGGTLTGLTMGGVLTAYIFQYFRNKDDDKKLTITLLVFSAVLIVLSVLTRPYWGLAKLGATPAWLFLCSAFTIIAFMVIYWMVDVYGRDAWTAIVRPAGTNTLLCYLIPYFAYATTRLIGVHLPGFMLEGSIGLIKSLLFALLCVGITGLLNKNGVRLKI is encoded by the coding sequence ATGGCTACCAGCGTCTCCTCAATAGCTACCCGGATCAACTCCATTGATATCCTCAGGGCACTCACTATGATCCTCATGATCTTTGTCAATGATCTCTGGTCTTTAAAAAACATTCCGGCCTGGCTGGGACATGTAGAGCATGGGGTGGATGGTATTGGACTGGCAGACACCGTTTTTCCTGCATTCTTATTTATTGTAGGAATGTCGATGCCCTTTGCTTTGCAAGCCAGGAAACAAAAAGGGGATACAACCTGGCAGTTGGTGCAACATGTATTGACGCGAACCCTTGCTTTATTAATAATGGGTGTGTTTTTAGTCAACGGTGAAAGCATCAATGCCACAGCATCCGGCTTGCCTCGCCTGCTATACAATACGATGTGTTGTCTGTCTTTTATCTTAATCTGGAATGTAGAGGGCAAAAATGCCAACAAATTTCTGGCAAATATTTCAAAAATGATAGGTGTGATCACTTTGCTGATTTTGGCCTACTATTATCGAGGAGGTAAAGATCCCAATATAGAATATTTTGCACCTCATTGGTGGGGCATACTTGGATTGATAGGGTGGGCTTATTTGGCCAGTGGATTAGTGACCGTATTTGCAAAAGACAATTTTTATATCATTGCCGGGGCCTGGATCTTTTTTGCTATCCTGAGTATGGTTTCACATGCAGGTATGCTGCCTGCATCTTTATCCTTTATCCCTGATGCTATCCGGGGAGGCACCTTGACAGGCCTGACCATGGGAGGTGTTCTGACCGCTTATATATTTCAATATTTTAGAAACAAGGATGATGATAAAAAGCTGACCATTACCTTACTGGTTTTTTCTGCAGTCTTGATCGTATTATCCGTGCTGACCCGACCCTATTGGGGATTGGCCAAATTAGGTGCTACACCAGCATGGTTGTTTCTCTGCAGTGCTTTTACCATCATCGCTTTCATGGTTATCTATTGGATGGTAGATGTATATGGCCGGGATGCCTGGACTGCCATCGTCCGACCGGCCGGGACCAATACGTTACTGTGTTATCTGATTCCTTATTTCGCCTATGCTACGACTAGACTTATTGGGGTTCATTTGCCTGGGTTTATGTTAGAGGGTAGCATTGGATTAATCAAATCTTTATTGTTTGCACTGTTGTGCGTAGGCATTACCGGATTATTAAACAAAAATGGAGTGCGGTTGAAGATATAA
- a CDS encoding pyridoxal phosphate-dependent aminotransferase, which yields MIKSDTVDTTSKLYLKSNRLTTLSYAIRGPIFDKAHEMQLAGANIINLNIGNPAPFGLHVPDEIVQDMILNIQEAQGYSHHLGIFPARKAVMHYTQQIGIPDVSIDDIFIGNGVSELIVMTLQALLNDDDEILIPSPDYPLWTTAVSLAGGKPVHYICDEESDWVPDLQDIRTKITSKTKAIVVISPNNPTGAVYPKEILQQIADLAAEKNLIIFSDEIYDKILFEGHIHTPIATLNQDVFYMTFGGLSKNYRATGFRSGWVILSGAKHKASSYIEGLILLASMRLCANVPAQFAIQTALGGYQSINDLVAPKGRIYRQGMLSYERINSIPGMSCMKPKGALYLFPKLDLTRYTFKDDNEFVYKLLAEQKVLLVPGTGFNHTDASHFRIVFLADTDILNTAMDRIESLLQDHLK from the coding sequence ATGATAAAATCTGATACAGTGGATACGACATCCAAACTTTATTTAAAAAGTAATCGACTCACTACGCTGAGCTATGCTATACGCGGACCCATTTTTGACAAGGCACATGAGATGCAACTCGCAGGTGCCAATATCATCAATCTCAATATAGGCAACCCTGCTCCATTTGGGTTACATGTACCCGATGAAATCGTGCAGGATATGATCTTAAATATACAGGAAGCGCAGGGTTATTCTCATCACCTGGGCATCTTTCCTGCGCGCAAAGCGGTGATGCATTATACGCAGCAAATCGGCATTCCGGATGTAAGTATAGACGATATATTCATTGGTAATGGAGTCAGTGAATTGATCGTGATGACGCTGCAGGCATTGCTCAATGATGATGATGAAATATTAATCCCTTCGCCCGACTATCCGCTGTGGACCACTGCCGTATCGCTGGCCGGAGGTAAACCGGTTCATTATATCTGCGATGAAGAAAGTGATTGGGTACCGGACCTACAGGATATACGCACCAAGATTACTTCCAAAACCAAAGCCATCGTAGTCATCAGCCCAAATAACCCTACCGGAGCTGTATATCCAAAAGAAATACTCCAACAAATCGCTGACCTGGCTGCCGAAAAAAACCTGATCATATTCTCAGATGAGATCTATGATAAAATATTGTTTGAGGGACATATACATACCCCGATCGCTACGCTCAACCAGGATGTTTTTTATATGACCTTTGGTGGCTTGTCCAAAAACTATAGAGCCACCGGATTTCGCAGCGGATGGGTCATACTCAGTGGTGCGAAGCACAAAGCAAGTTCTTATATAGAAGGTCTGATACTGCTGGCCAGTATGAGACTGTGTGCCAATGTGCCTGCTCAGTTTGCAATCCAGACTGCTCTGGGTGGTTATCAAAGCATCAATGACCTGGTAGCACCTAAAGGTAGGATTTACCGCCAGGGAATGCTGAGTTACGAAAGGATTAATAGTATCCCGGGTATGTCCTGCATGAAGCCTAAAGGGGCACTGTATTTGTTTCCCAAACTGGATCTCACCCGATATACTTTTAAAGACGACAACGAATTTGTGTATAAACTGCTGGCAGAGCAAAAAGTATTGCTCGTACCGGGGACTGGATTCAATCATACCGATGCTTCGCATTTTAGAATCGTATTTCTGGCAGATACGGATATATTGAATACTGCCATGGATAGAATAGAGAGTCTCTTACAGGATCATTTGAAATAA
- a CDS encoding DUF2752 domain-containing protein: MISTGPTRIKLIILICCIGILLYCMVINNEPMGLPSDGCYFKSSFGIACAGCGGSHAIQAFFHGHFVDALEFNLLSTGMVILALVIPFILMIDLLFKTRWYDFIYTQISKALKIKKFSLVLAVGLIIFWMYNSWKYR; the protein is encoded by the coding sequence ATGATTTCAACAGGACCTACCAGGATAAAACTGATCATATTAATTTGTTGCATAGGTATTCTATTGTATTGTATGGTCATAAATAATGAACCTATGGGACTTCCTTCGGATGGATGTTACTTTAAGTCTTCCTTTGGTATAGCTTGTGCCGGCTGTGGAGGAAGCCATGCGATACAAGCATTTTTTCATGGTCATTTCGTTGATGCCCTAGAGTTTAATCTGCTTTCTACAGGCATGGTCATATTGGCGCTGGTGATTCCTTTTATCCTCATGATAGACCTGTTGTTTAAGACTAGATGGTATGACTTTATCTACACCCAAATAAGCAAAGCTTTAAAAATAAAAAAGTTCAGCCTGGTCCTGGCCGTCGGATTGATTATTTTTTGGATGTATAATAGCTGGAAGTATAGATGA